One genomic window of Synergistetes bacterium HGW-Synergistetes-1 includes the following:
- a CDS encoding proline--tRNA ligase produces MAKNITPKEQDFSQWYLDVIRVAELADYAPVRGCMVVRPTGYSVWELIQKHFDEAFKETGHVNASFPLLIPKSFLEKEAEHVEGFAPECAVVTHAGGEELEEPLIIRPTSETVIGYMYSKWVQSWRDLPILINQWCNVMRWEKRPRLFLRTSEFLWQEGHTAHATKEEAVEETLLMLEVYRKIMVDELALPVLPGEKTEGERFPGADNTYTCETMMSDKKALQAGTSHYLGQNFAKAFDIKFQNKNGEMDFAHTTSWGVSMRLIGALIMTHSDNDGLVLPPRVAPTKAVIIPISTDSAKFDEEIVPKAKELQAILNKTLCGRFVQVDTQQHLRPGDRFFFHLQKGVPLRLELGEKEFAAGKVKVVRRDTGEKMEIGWEDLEKRIPELLVEIQKNLFDRALKFRKENTYQAADMAQFREVLESKGGFVEVFFDGSKEDEKAIKEATGATPRCYPLEYSEERGKCFYTGKEGARKAIFAKAY; encoded by the coding sequence ATGGCTAAGAACATTACACCCAAGGAACAGGATTTTTCACAGTGGTATCTTGACGTAATACGTGTTGCAGAACTGGCGGATTATGCGCCGGTCCGCGGATGTATGGTCGTCCGACCTACCGGTTACTCAGTATGGGAACTCATCCAGAAACATTTTGACGAGGCTTTCAAAGAGACCGGACATGTAAATGCATCGTTCCCTCTCTTGATCCCTAAATCTTTCCTGGAGAAGGAAGCAGAGCATGTTGAGGGTTTTGCTCCCGAGTGTGCAGTAGTTACCCACGCAGGGGGAGAAGAGCTTGAAGAACCGCTGATAATAAGGCCTACCTCGGAAACAGTCATAGGGTATATGTACAGCAAGTGGGTCCAGTCATGGCGCGACCTGCCCATCCTGATCAACCAGTGGTGCAACGTTATGCGCTGGGAGAAAAGGCCCAGGCTCTTCCTTCGTACTTCTGAGTTCCTCTGGCAGGAAGGCCATACAGCACATGCGACAAAAGAAGAGGCAGTCGAAGAAACGCTTCTGATGCTCGAGGTATATAGAAAGATCATGGTAGATGAACTCGCCCTCCCTGTACTCCCCGGAGAAAAAACAGAGGGAGAGCGTTTTCCGGGTGCAGACAACACATATACCTGTGAGACGATGATGAGCGACAAAAAAGCGCTTCAGGCCGGGACGAGCCACTATCTGGGGCAGAATTTCGCCAAAGCTTTTGACATTAAGTTCCAGAATAAAAACGGGGAAATGGATTTCGCCCATACGACAAGCTGGGGAGTATCGATGCGTCTCATCGGAGCACTTATAATGACCCACTCGGACAACGACGGGCTGGTTCTGCCTCCAAGAGTAGCTCCGACAAAAGCTGTCATAATACCGATCTCAACCGACTCAGCCAAATTTGATGAAGAAATAGTGCCGAAGGCAAAAGAGCTTCAGGCAATACTGAACAAGACACTCTGCGGACGTTTCGTACAGGTGGACACACAGCAGCACCTTCGCCCGGGCGATAGGTTCTTCTTCCATCTTCAGAAGGGAGTCCCGCTTCGCCTTGAACTTGGAGAAAAGGAATTTGCAGCCGGCAAGGTCAAAGTCGTGAGAAGAGACACCGGGGAAAAGATGGAGATAGGCTGGGAAGACCTCGAAAAACGCATCCCTGAACTTCTTGTCGAGATACAGAAGAACCTATTTGACAGAGCGCTGAAATTCAGGAAAGAGAACACATACCAGGCTGCAGACATGGCTCAGTTCAGGGAAGTTCTTGAGAGCAAAGGCGGATTTGTTGAAGTCTTCTTCGACGGAAGCAAAGAAGATGAAAAAGCCATCAAGGAAGCAACAGGGGCCACTCCCAGATGCTATCCGCTAGAATACTCCGAAGAGCGGGGCAAATGCTTCTACACCGGAAAAGAGGGAGCCCGTAAAGCCATCTTTGCAAAGGCTTACTGA
- the trmE gene encoding tRNA uridine-5-carboxymethylaminomethyl(34) synthesis GTPase MnmE, with amino-acid sequence MEDIITALATAWGEGGIAVVRLSGEGSVLLADKIFTGQKKLAEQPARFLTLGRLRSSKGEFFDEVLTVRFDKGASYTAEESVEIHCHGGLLPAQKCMEELCSMGARLAQPGEFTRRAFVNGRIDLPQAEAVLGVIRAESDEALYASSRTLQGSFAEKLRSFLDDITGLAAFLEVDLDFPEEDEGYITKTDSEKRLEDLISAGEALLADCRSGLILREGIKTAIIGRPNVGKSSLLNALLKEDRAIVTSVPGTTRDRIEETFTHKGIPIRIIDTAGIRETMDEVECIGVNQSIKSMTEADLRVWVIDAGDELTAEDMELGRRVSSMKHIVVLNKSDMPQKISLDQLKMSFPLSRIVSVSALKSDGIEELKDIMVNEITGGIKVTGGYGVTSRQIECLSAALTSLRETLKIVSEGLGNDLAITCLSDSRSELAKLLGIDATENLLDTIFSQFCVGK; translated from the coding sequence ATGGAGGATATAATCACAGCGCTGGCCACAGCATGGGGCGAAGGCGGGATAGCGGTCGTAAGGCTTTCTGGAGAAGGCTCAGTCTTGCTCGCCGATAAAATATTTACCGGACAAAAGAAACTTGCCGAACAGCCGGCACGCTTCCTCACCCTTGGCAGACTTCGTTCATCCAAAGGGGAGTTCTTTGACGAGGTGCTTACCGTAAGGTTTGATAAAGGGGCAAGCTATACAGCGGAAGAAAGTGTTGAGATCCATTGCCACGGCGGTCTGCTGCCCGCTCAGAAATGCATGGAAGAGCTCTGCTCAATGGGAGCAAGGCTTGCACAGCCCGGAGAATTTACACGGAGGGCTTTTGTGAACGGACGGATCGACCTTCCGCAGGCAGAAGCAGTGCTTGGTGTGATAAGGGCTGAGAGCGACGAAGCACTCTACGCCTCTTCACGGACCCTGCAGGGATCGTTCGCAGAAAAACTCAGGTCTTTTCTTGACGATATTACAGGACTTGCCGCATTCCTGGAAGTAGATCTCGATTTCCCGGAGGAAGACGAAGGATACATAACAAAAACAGACTCAGAGAAACGACTGGAAGATCTGATCTCAGCGGGAGAAGCGCTGCTTGCAGACTGCCGTTCCGGACTTATATTGAGGGAAGGTATAAAGACAGCCATCATTGGACGCCCAAACGTCGGCAAATCATCCCTTCTCAATGCTCTTCTGAAGGAAGACCGGGCGATCGTGACCTCCGTACCCGGCACAACGAGAGACAGAATAGAAGAGACATTCACCCACAAAGGAATCCCTATCAGGATTATTGACACTGCCGGCATACGTGAGACCATGGACGAGGTCGAGTGCATCGGTGTGAACCAGTCGATAAAGTCGATGACAGAAGCGGACCTCCGTGTGTGGGTCATAGACGCGGGAGATGAACTGACTGCGGAAGACATGGAACTCGGCAGGCGAGTCTCTTCAATGAAGCACATTGTCGTGCTCAACAAAAGTGACATGCCGCAGAAAATATCCCTTGATCAGTTGAAAATGAGCTTTCCTTTAAGCCGGATAGTATCTGTTTCAGCCCTTAAGTCTGACGGGATAGAAGAACTGAAGGACATAATGGTCAACGAGATCACGGGGGGCATAAAGGTCACAGGAGGATACGGAGTCACTTCCAGACAAATAGAGTGCCTCTCTGCTGCTCTGACTTCCCTGCGGGAAACGCTAAAAATTGTCTCGGAAGGTCTTGGAAATGATCTTGCAATAACCTGTCTTTCAGATTCAAGGTCAGAGCTCGCAAAGCTGCTTGGCATCGATGCCACGGAAAACCTGCTGGATACGATCTTTTCACAATTCTGTGTTGGCAAATAG
- a CDS encoding PLP-dependent aminotransferase family protein, with translation MSSVNWNARLSDIALNVKPSPIRALMKYTKTPGMISFAGGNPDPAVFPVAEFSEASAILAREGKDVLQYGATDGYMPLKEYIAKWMAPRMGRETKPEEMLISTGSQEGMDLLCSVLLNDGDTIIVEGPTYPGAIHAMRNRGARFLSVPCDKDGLCVDMLPAIIEQGRKDGHRIKFIYTIVNFQNPSGSTLSEDRRAKLLDIAEKYDLIIFEDDPYGHLRYTGNHVPTIFSMDKKQSGRVVYACSFSKILAPGTRVAWIVGDPELMQKMVMIKQGTNLCSSVVAQALVYEYCRLGHLDGFLPKIIAHYGKKRDAMEAGFKKYLPSNTFYHTPEGGFFFWLQVPGIDSTALFMKAIEHGVAFVTGPSFFVDGSGLDFMRTCFTFAQPEELEEGAKRLGAAIKAL, from the coding sequence ATGAGTTCAGTAAACTGGAATGCAAGGCTGTCGGATATAGCGCTTAATGTCAAACCTTCGCCGATAAGGGCACTAATGAAGTATACCAAGACCCCCGGTATGATCTCTTTTGCAGGCGGCAACCCTGACCCTGCAGTTTTCCCTGTAGCGGAGTTTTCTGAAGCCTCTGCGATCCTGGCCCGCGAAGGCAAAGATGTCCTTCAATACGGTGCTACGGACGGATATATGCCGCTCAAAGAATACATCGCAAAATGGATGGCCCCAAGGATGGGCCGTGAAACAAAACCTGAAGAGATGCTCATCAGCACAGGTTCACAGGAAGGAATGGACCTCCTCTGCAGCGTTCTCCTAAATGACGGAGACACGATCATAGTAGAGGGCCCCACGTATCCAGGAGCGATCCACGCCATGAGAAACCGCGGCGCGCGATTCCTCTCAGTCCCGTGTGATAAAGACGGATTATGCGTTGACATGCTACCGGCAATTATCGAACAGGGACGCAAGGATGGACACAGGATCAAGTTCATCTACACTATCGTCAACTTCCAGAACCCATCCGGATCAACACTCTCTGAGGACCGCAGGGCTAAACTTCTTGATATAGCTGAAAAATATGACCTGATCATATTCGAAGACGACCCATACGGTCACCTTCGTTACACAGGAAATCACGTACCGACCATTTTCTCGATGGATAAAAAACAGAGCGGAAGAGTCGTTTACGCTTGTTCCTTCTCCAAAATACTGGCACCCGGGACACGAGTCGCATGGATCGTCGGAGACCCCGAACTAATGCAGAAAATGGTCATGATCAAGCAAGGAACGAACCTCTGCTCAAGCGTAGTCGCTCAGGCACTGGTCTATGAGTACTGCAGGCTTGGCCATCTTGACGGATTCCTCCCCAAGATAATCGCCCACTACGGCAAAAAACGCGATGCGATGGAAGCCGGCTTTAAAAAATACCTGCCATCCAATACCTTTTACCATACACCGGAAGGTGGTTTCTTCTTCTGGCTGCAGGTACCCGGCATCGATTCAACTGCACTCTTCATGAAGGCGATAGAGCATGGAGTTGCCTTCGTAACAGGTCCCTCCTTCTTCGTTGACGGTTCAGGACTTGACTTCATGCGTACATGCTTCACCTTCGCACAGCCGGAAGAACTCGAAGAGGGCGCAAAACGTCTAGGCGCAGCAATAAAAGCACTTTAG
- a CDS encoding phosphohydrolase, whose product MSDAQSILKNSQEIRKLAPGSSFKAIFVVSSFFQKNDKNGKPYYEMAVTDSFGTLEAKIWSDASWFNRSDSNMEASSTAQKLEDEKLRSVAGCTVGVDGKTTEFRGQTQFNFNKVTLLDQDKFPPSQYLPRSPIPMEDLVKRYEELVSSCRAEVADFIRFVYDGETWKQFRDWPAAVSHHHAYANGLLEHTLSVTDCARSMAESLRISGYDIDVDIVVAGGLLHDLGKLGSYRMGSIPEMTLEGAVLDHIAIGYSKFMELAEKSGLDNSLKLQIAHILLSHHGQREFGSPVVPATPEAMVVSSADELDFRVFCWKDSVKDLTEDQPISQWHQATGRRFWNR is encoded by the coding sequence ATGTCAGATGCACAATCCATACTAAAAAACAGCCAGGAGATCCGCAAACTTGCCCCTGGGAGCTCGTTCAAGGCGATCTTTGTCGTATCCTCATTCTTTCAGAAAAACGACAAAAACGGGAAACCTTATTATGAGATGGCTGTAACCGACTCATTCGGTACGCTTGAGGCTAAGATATGGTCCGATGCAAGTTGGTTCAACAGATCTGACTCCAACATGGAGGCATCATCGACCGCACAGAAGCTTGAAGATGAAAAGCTGAGATCTGTTGCAGGTTGCACGGTAGGAGTAGACGGTAAAACGACAGAATTCAGGGGGCAGACACAGTTCAACTTTAACAAGGTCACACTCCTTGACCAGGATAAATTTCCCCCGTCGCAGTACCTGCCGAGATCACCGATACCCATGGAGGACCTTGTCAAGAGGTACGAAGAACTGGTCTCATCATGCCGCGCGGAAGTCGCTGATTTTATAAGATTTGTCTATGATGGTGAGACATGGAAGCAGTTTCGCGACTGGCCTGCTGCAGTGAGCCATCACCACGCATACGCAAACGGCCTGCTTGAGCATACTCTTTCGGTCACTGACTGTGCAAGGTCGATGGCTGAGTCACTGAGGATATCCGGGTATGACATTGATGTTGACATAGTTGTCGCCGGAGGGCTCCTTCACGACCTTGGCAAGCTTGGATCATACAGGATGGGCTCGATCCCCGAGATGACCCTCGAGGGAGCAGTTCTTGACCACATAGCGATAGGATATTCAAAGTTTATGGAGCTTGCGGAAAAAAGCGGACTTGACAACTCACTAAAACTCCAGATCGCGCATATCCTTCTGAGCCACCACGGGCAGCGGGAGTTCGGCTCGCCAGTAGTCCCGGCTACCCCGGAGGCAATGGTAGTTTCTTCTGCTGATGAACTGGACTTCAGGGTCTTTTGCTGGAAGGATTCCGTCAAAGACCTTACGGAAGACCAGCCAATATCCCAGTGGCATCAAGCCACAGGCCGCCGTTTCTGGAACAGGTGA
- a CDS encoding RluA family pseudouridine synthase, with translation MSKEFYITSDQADRRIDRLLRNMWPQVPLGTLMKAIRTGEVRLDAKKVRPDTRVEEGQFLQVLWNDDMPVERNTKENTSSIRHERLETIYKDDYLWIINKPAGLLTQPDIKNGDSLITRVLEELKWTRTDFRPSTVQRLDRNTSGAVIVALTGPSLRYLSELIRERKIKKIYRAVVAGDIIESGNIDFPLLKDQDGNTVKVDESGQSALTRYRKISSFKKISTVEAELVTGRPHQARVHFAAIGHPIIGDRKYGGDTGWAKRPLLHAYSVTLPDDIGLPEAIRGKEFKAPLPGDMEEYFNEM, from the coding sequence ATGTCAAAGGAGTTTTATATAACCAGCGACCAGGCGGACAGGCGGATCGACAGGCTTTTAAGAAACATGTGGCCCCAAGTCCCTCTTGGCACCCTCATGAAAGCTATCCGCACAGGAGAGGTTAGGCTGGATGCAAAAAAAGTCAGGCCGGACACCCGGGTAGAGGAGGGACAGTTCCTGCAGGTCCTTTGGAATGACGATATGCCGGTCGAAAGAAACACAAAGGAGAACACATCGTCCATCAGGCATGAGAGACTGGAAACAATATACAAGGACGACTATCTCTGGATAATAAACAAGCCTGCAGGGCTTCTGACACAGCCGGATATAAAAAACGGGGACTCTCTCATTACGAGGGTGTTGGAGGAACTCAAATGGACCAGGACCGATTTTCGGCCATCAACAGTCCAGCGCCTGGATCGCAACACGTCCGGAGCGGTAATAGTGGCGTTGACAGGACCTTCCCTGAGGTACCTTTCAGAACTGATAAGGGAACGGAAGATAAAAAAAATTTACAGGGCAGTCGTTGCAGGCGATATAATCGAATCAGGCAATATTGACTTTCCTCTGCTTAAGGATCAGGACGGTAATACTGTAAAAGTAGATGAGAGCGGACAGAGTGCCCTCACAAGATACAGGAAAATATCATCTTTCAAAAAAATCAGTACAGTGGAAGCAGAGCTCGTAACAGGAAGGCCGCACCAGGCAAGGGTCCATTTTGCGGCAATAGGCCATCCGATAATTGGAGACAGGAAATACGGCGGAGACACGGGATGGGCAAAACGGCCACTGCTTCACGCGTACTCAGTTACCTTACCTGACGACATTGGATTGCCGGAAGCAATAAGGGGTAAGGAATTCAAGGCGCCCCTTCCCGGAGATATGGAGGAGTACTTCAATGAGATGTGA
- a CDS encoding metal-binding protein, translating to MRCDLCDEKKCKEGDPCIVRDSIRLYSDPQEKKMMETAAFVESEFYGDLNRIEEVVEFASRMGYKKLGIAFCVGLNDEAAKIADYLSGFFEIEAICCKVCGIPKSEMGAPTSDRVGPVSCNPIEQARMLEEKKTDLNLIIGLCVGHDALFIKHSHTYVVPLVVKDRALGHNPLAAVYCSAVNKRMKKRADERKQK from the coding sequence ATGAGATGTGATCTTTGCGATGAAAAGAAATGCAAAGAGGGAGATCCTTGCATAGTGAGAGACAGCATCCGACTATATTCAGACCCACAGGAAAAAAAGATGATGGAGACTGCGGCGTTTGTTGAGTCAGAGTTCTATGGTGACCTAAACAGGATAGAGGAAGTGGTCGAGTTTGCTTCCCGAATGGGATACAAAAAACTTGGGATCGCTTTCTGTGTTGGCCTTAACGATGAAGCTGCGAAAATTGCAGATTATCTCTCAGGTTTTTTTGAAATAGAAGCCATATGCTGCAAGGTCTGCGGGATACCTAAGTCAGAGATGGGTGCGCCCACGAGTGACAGGGTCGGCCCTGTAAGCTGCAACCCTATAGAACAGGCAAGGATGCTCGAAGAAAAAAAGACAGATCTGAACCTGATCATCGGACTCTGTGTTGGTCACGACGCACTATTTATAAAACATTCACACACTTACGTGGTGCCTCTTGTCGTCAAAGACAGGGCGCTTGGACACAATCCACTCGCCGCAGTCTACTGCTCGGCTGTGAACAAAAGAATGAAGAAAAGAGCGGATGAACGGAAGCAAAAATAA